The Plasmodium knowlesi strain H genome assembly, chromosome: 14 genome has a segment encoding these proteins:
- a CDS encoding DNA-directed RNA polymerase II subunit RPB11, putative, whose amino-acid sequence MSVPTLSNKPENIDLLVLPPGEKKVSCEISEKGDCNIFTIKLEDHTIGNLIKQALCQDPQVTFAAYRQPHPLQNTIEITIKPKGYAGVKLLSDNVNSLLSDVSQLRETFKKKVQRYKDKSVYYADE is encoded by the exons ATGTCTGTCCCAACTTTATCGAATAAGCCAGAAAACATCGACCTGCTTGTATTACCgccaggagaaaaaaa AGTCAGTTGCGAAATATCGGAGAAAGGAGACTGCAATATATTTACCATAAAGCTGGAGGATCACACCATTGGAAATTTGATAAAGCA GGCACTTTGCCAAGACCCCCAGGTCACGTTCGCAGCATATAGACAACCGCATCCACTGCAAAACACGATCGAAATAACCATCAAGCCCAAGGGCTATGCAGGGGTTAAGTTGCTTTCAGATAATGTGAACAGTTTGTTGTCCGATGTGTCTCAGCTGAGGGAAACGTTTAAG AAAAAGGTCCAACGGTACAAGGACAAGAGTGTGTATTACGCAGACGAGTGA
- a CDS encoding MCL1 domain-containing protein, putative — protein sequence MKDLFFADINSAHLLRHYDNKLLLVSGNKIKFYTYEEIKKVVRAQNIAIYGIDYINKNEKIVHISNNVKLKCPIRISEARFVATDIHSFNKDKSVATEEKRDHTDQVGNAPAEITTSQNSHVGDPHNGDSCNGTSYSDNLPNGDATTTGESHSENNALGEKNTLTLKHDNRGNTSPPDGINHVCIAFEHGNVCIFSEDEAKKEFIYEKLIYRKVCDIVKIEIFSIDNNLKCLILYRDYTLILYQDRYLSSVKLPTHEYAYNFCLSTNYQNIAVFNHISMYIYDISKKNLCTEGEGAANAEGGTHESIGNSGNIDDNGDKGDSGGNGGGVASNNCVEVKNIFELSKNYKNILSCDWHPKNHCISLCGKKAVRYLTIYNYKVYEFSGAEIHESFINASKFITISDNVILLTTLSCADYLFCVWEFELEYCLYKFKSDYLISHFDLSYFNDHLHMSMLAQEKHLANVKLLGKKILQKIEWNDSEKETSSAGDEYQNDGSNLEHSATGKPIHEKKNINNLSDILKDNNNYNMEKKKKSSMKSTSTFLNERNKMSSDLPTESNDKRRNSDSYSGDMHNYLNNVKKRKKKIFTDDDEEIKDTFINRSHKKIARNRHGDAQNKREDKQDEDYHDTKTDKDSDDQYNSEENEKHISHKKKKYKNQDEEDNEYNPKQYNLQDFINKNRDVIRNSSKGGRNDDLHFEDSNYLFDNEDDQKSVIGFNTYVKDKFDQLRELKKQVDLLEKQISGYTKINHDDFIVLCPGLCEEPENINDQWCMFWNDIGHITKKKEGNKTYIYVYLFRGEDVGKKKITDIYNVTAASLSAYGFALASNPYEKSLSKINSILCFHNLRDNVIWNKYLPKDEFIKGVANGNNFVAIVTSSNFLRVYSTYGYIISTFLLKGLPVAICAYDYLLFVITCQYIFEGVSTYNINNTYNCTLYKINENFTNLKSNKYNTYHITILYDDVLSLPSCHYLNWINMSNFGIPYVRDTSNFIYGLYPLFKSNTNHIVYDWVPVFDFNNLNKVEPIEGRATGQNSKHNLGNRKGSNERPHTHGQEDADDIVQNEQDVNDDNPDDDLTYSECTYYPLYFDNFEQISVIKLRKNEVEPRSNKIESCLGYNVEKKYILSNECNLIKYERFVKLIQTNPNLSLDNDSNNSEFTSLPWEQYDELRSRVDLFCKQLFANIHYDYMNDGKNKSAADTLKSLNKLYDKWIMRMFAILKNDKKNQKLAVKTSRLFKNIKNMMLSISLVDDEYSTLHSEITNEYLKRQIKDESYKNYEENLHYDEDYKDDEQKRKEIYEKCYNNSQHMSEDEKKNLPDVKPTNQQYINVAKTQIEHKDKKESGFLDKFFTGVTKNQCVDNLFSQEKKTTQIKKKNTLESFFSELKEN from the coding sequence atgaaagactTATTCTTCGCAGACATCAACAGCGCTCACCTCCTGAGACACTACGACAACAAACTGCTATTGGTCAGcggaaacaaaataaaattttatacctacgaggaaataaagaaggtGGTTCGGGCGCAAAATATTGCCATATATGGCATCgattatataaataaaaatgaaaaaattgtgcatattTCGAATAACGTAAAGTTAAAGTGCCCTATCAGAATTAGTGAAGCCCGTTTTGTAGCAACGGACATACACTCGTTCAACAAAGATAAAAGTGTAGCtacagaagagaaaagggaTCACACCGACCAGGTTGGCAACGCACCTGCAGAAATTACAACCTCTCAAAACTCACATGTGGGTGACCCCCACAATGGTGATTCGTGTAATGGTACCTCCTATAGTGATAACCTCCCCAATGGAGATGCAACAACTACCGGAGAATCACACAGCGAGAACAATGCGTTAGGTGAGAAGAATACGTTAACCCTTAAGCACGACAACAGGGGGAACACCTCCCCCCCTGATGGAATAAACCACGTCTGCATCGCCTTTGAACACGGAAATGTGTGTATCTTCTCAGAAGATGAAGCTAAGAAGGAGTTCATTTATGAGAAATTAATATATAGGAAAGTATGCGACATTGTTaaaatagaaatattttcaattgATAACAATCTGAAGTGCTTAATTCTTTACAGGGACTATACCTTAATTTTGTACCAGGACAGGTACCTAAGTTCTGTTAAACTCCCCACGCATgaatatgcatataatttTTGCCTGAGCACGAACTATCAAAATATAGCCGTCTTCAACCACATcagtatgtacatatatgacATTTCGAAGAAGAATCTTTGTACGGAGGGCGAGGGGGCTGCGAATGCGGAGGGTGGAACGCACGAGTCAATTGGCAACAGCGGGAACATCGACGATAATGGTGATAAGGGTGATAGTGGTGGTAACGGTGGAGGCGTCGCCAGCAACAACTGTGTCGAGGTGAAGAACATCTTCGAACTTTCgaagaattacaaaaatattttaagttGCGACTGGCATCCGAAAAACCACTGCATTTCCCTGTGTGGGAAAAAGGCTGTGCGATACCTAACGATATACAACTACAAGGTGTACGAATTTTCTGGAGCAGAAATTCACGAATCCTTTATCAACGCCAGCAAGTTCATCACCATTTCAGACAACGTAATTTTACTAACCACATTAAGTTGCGCCGATTACCTTTTTTGCGTGTGGGAATTCGAACTGGAATATTGCCTCTACAAATTTAAGAGCGACTATTTGATTTCCCACTTTGATTTGTCCTACTTCAATGACCATCTGCATATGTCCATGTTAGCCCAGGAGAAGCATTTGGCCAATGTAAAATTActagggaaaaaaatcctGCAAAAAATCGAGTGGAATGATTCAGAAAAGGAGACAAGTAGCGCTGGTGATGAATACCAAAATGATGGATCGAACTTGGAGCACTCCGCAACTGGAAAACCAATtcatgagaagaaaaacataaaCAACCTTTCTGATATTTTGAAAGATAACAATAATTACAacatggagaagaagaaaaaatccaGCATGAAGAGCACATCAACCTTTCTAAATGAACGGAATAAAATGAGCAGTGACTTACCTACGGAGAGTAACGATAAACGAAGGAATAGCGATTCATATTCAGGCGATATGCACAATTATCTGAATAAtgtaaaaaagaggaaaaagaaaatattcacGGATGACGATGAAGAAATCAAAGACACATTTATCAACAggtcacataaaaaaattgcaaggAATCGTCATGGAGATGcgcaaaataaaagggaagataaacAAGATGAAGATTACCATGATACCAAGACAGACAAAGACAGCGACGATCAATACAAtagtgaagaaaatgagaaacaCATTTCgcataagaagaagaaatacaagaatcaagatgaagaagacaaTGAGTACAATCCGAAGCAATACAATTTACAAGATtttataaacaaaaatagagATGTCATAAGGAATAGCAGTAAAGGAGGGCGGAATGACGACCTACATTTTGAGGACAGCAATTATTTGTTCGATAATGAAGATGACCAGAAAAGCGTAATAGGATTTAATACGTACGTTAAGGACAAATTTGACCAGCTAAGAGAACTAAAAAAACAAGTAGATTTGTTGGAAAAGCAGATTAGTGGTTATACAAAAATTAATCACGACGATTTTATTGTGCTCTGTCCAGGATTATGTGAAGAACccgaaaatataaatgacCAGTGGTGCATGTTCTGGAATGATATAGGACAtataacaaagaaaaaagagggaaacaaaacctacatttatgtatacctCTTCAGAGGGGAAGAtgttggaaagaaaaaaattacagatATTTACAACGTAACGGCTGCATCGCTAAGTGCCTATGGATTTGCTTTAGCATCCAACCCTTATGAAAAATCTTTATCAAAAATTAATAGCATATTATGTTTTCACAATTTGAGGGATAATGTCATTTGGAACAAATATCTCCCAAAGGATGAATTCATAAAAGGAGTAGCCAACGGAAATAATTTCGTCGCCATTGTCACATCTAGTAATTTTCTTAGAGTCTATTCTACATATGGATATATAATCAGTACCTTTCTCCTCAAGGGTTTACCCGTAGCTATCTGTGCATATGATTACCTCCTTTTTGTTATTACCTgtcaatatatttttgaaggCGTCTCCACCTATAACATAAACAACACATATAATTGTACACTctacaaaataaatgaaaattttacaaacttAAAATCGAACAAATACAACACATATCACATAACCATACTTTATGATGATGTTTTATCTCTCCCCTCCTGTCATTATTTGAATTGGATTAACATGTCAAACTTTGGTATTCCATATGTTAGGGACACATCAAACTTTATATATGGTTTATACCCTCTTTTTAAAAGCAACACAAACCATATTGTGTATGATTGGGTCCCAGTTTTTGACTTTAACAATTTGAACAAAGTAGAACCCATAGAAGGAAGAGCTACTGGACAGAACTCAAAACATAACCTTGGCAACAGGAAAGGTAGTAACGAACGCCCTCATACTCATGGACAAGAGGATGCAGATGATATagtacaaaatgaacaagacGTGAATGATGATAACCCCGATGATGATCTTACATACAGTGAGTGCACCTATTACCCTCTCTATTTCGACAATTTTGAACAAATCTCTGTTAtcaaattaaggaaaaatgaagtggAACCTAGATCGAATAAGATAGAAAGCTGTCTAGGTTACAACGTAGAAAAGAAGTACATCCTTTCGAACGAATGCAACTTGATTAAGTATGAAAGATTTGTTAAGTTGATACAAACGAACCCGAACCTCTCCCTAGATAACGATTCTAACAATAGCGAGTTTACTTCCTTACCCTGGGAGCAGTACGACGAATTGCGCTCTCGAGTGGACCTATTCTGCAAACAGCTATTTGCCAACATACACTATGACTACATGAATGatggcaaaaataaaagtgccGCGGATACGCTAAAGTCGCTAAATAAATTATACGATAAATGGATTATGAGAATGTTTGCTATActgaaaaatgataaaaaaaatcaaaagcTAGCTGTCAAAACTTCGAGGTTattcaaaaatattaaaaatatgatgCTGTCCATAAGTCTTGTGGATGATGAATACAGCACCCTGCACAGCGAAATTACAAacgaatatttaaaaagacaaataaaagatgaaagctacaaaaattatgaagaaaatttacatTACGATGAAGATTATAAAGACGATGAACAGAAGCGGAAAGAAATATACGAAAAGTGCTACAACAATAGCCAACACATGTctgaagatgaaaaaaaaaacctcccTGATGTTAAGCCAACCAACCAACAGTACATCAACGTAGCGAAGACGCAGATCGAAcataaggacaaaaaggaaagtggaTTCCTCGATAAATTCTTTACCGGTGTGACGAAAAATCAATGTGTCGACAACCTTTTCTcgcaggagaaaaaaactacacaaattaagaaaaagaataccTTGGAAAGTTTCTTCTCCGAGCTGAAAGAGAACTGA